The genome window CAATATACTGCAGATACTTTCAAGATTACTTGATCAGTATTTAGTATCCTCCTTTAACCCTTTTTAACTATTTTCTAACTGGGAGCATGCAACAGGCTGCCTTGCAAATTAGTTTCTAACTTGAGGTAAAGTAAATGTCGGGTTTTGCATTGAATCCTTTGGAAGGAAGGTCCTGCCACTTTGAGCATTTTTATGCTtgctgagaaaatgagaaaagctgtAGGCATTCGTTAAAATAGTCTTGCGTTAGGGTGAGAACAGGCCctgctgttgtggttttggtttacGATCCTTTCTATAATAATACTGTGCTTTTTCCTAGAGGACTCTTAGGTATAAAATGTAGAGAGTCACACAAttgataaaacattttaaagctagCTGTAAATTTATTGGAAAGTTTTTGTTATATCTTGGATATACCCATAGAAATATGGGACAAAACACTCTTACAAGTAAGAGTGGAATGGGAAGATtcattattcaaatattttctggtaCTGTCTAGTTCTGCAAGTCATTATAAGGATTTAAATTAGCCGCAGCATTAAGGAAGGCACTTGCCAACTTGAATTTCAATTGGTTTTTGGACTACCAACCCTTCTTTCAAAGCAGGAATGTCTGATTGCAATCTAACTACACCATAAATTATTCTACTCTGTGGTAACATAGTACTGCAGTCTTGAGCTGTTTGGGAGCTGTGTGCTTATTTTGCTAGGTAGAGTATTAGAAGTTTCTTCAGGCTGAAGCTTCATCTTGTAGTCTCATGGACACTGAAGAATACGTGTGTATTGGACGCCTTTGTCTACCATAGGCATAGTCTTAATGTGCATTTACCAAGGTTTTGGCTTCTTCCATTAAAAGTGACTACTTTGATACTTAGGTTTCTTGCTAgtacagcagcagctgtggcacAGAAATCACATACTATTCATTAGGTTTACATACCTGTGTCTCcctaaaacatattttagtttctttttttattggtTGAACTGTGGAAACTGTACTGGATACTCCAATAAAATAATTCTCAACAGGGCCAGAAATACTTATGCGGTGCTGGGGATTAGCATATAATTAAATCCAGAAGGGCCTTAGAGCTTTAAATCAGGTTAGTTTTACTGTGATTTGAATGTGCACAATGTATTCAGTGTCTATATACAAAcataatattaattataaagctttttgctgaaatctttaaaaagacatCTGAAATATACATGAATTAAAGTTACTATTTTCCTGAGCTCTCTGGCAGTAAGCATTGTAGAGGAAATGTCAAATTTCTGTCTTTGCCTTCCAGTTCACTTGCAAGTTGGCTGTATTGAGccatgtgatttttcttttttttctttcatggcaGAGTAACAGTAACTAGTCtttataggtttttttttttcccctttagagGGGAAATAATTAGAATTGATAACTGGGAATGCCAAGTCACCTACCAAAGTCCAGTTTTCTGTTTGAGGTGCTATGAATATTGTGATATTCATGTGCTTGGAGATGATGTATCCTATGATATTCAGTATACAAAATCACCTGCATTTTCTCCAAAACAGCCAAGGTGGATTTGGAAGGAGGAAAGCCATCAGCAATGAGTCAGCTACTTAAAGCGGCCACTGCAGTATTTGATGTGTTTTCTATGTAGCTGATAATTAGTGAGCCCAAGGGTTTGGGATTGAGAATGCTGCTGTTCAACTGTTGTTCTTTCAGTTGACTGGAGTCCAAAAGGCTACAAAGACTAATGCCTGATGGCTGCTTGGTGGTGTGTAAATAGTAAAGTCTTGCCTGTTACTGAGCATCGCTTCCCTTAGGGCCCATGGGcaagcagaggctgagcagcTCGGTgagcaggagctgccctggTTCAGCTCCGTAGGTGGGACATGGGGTTGAACCTCCTGGTTGGAACTGCTGGTGGTGGCAGCTTTAGGTCTTGCAGACAAATTAGGGCATCAGCTCTCCATGATCTAGCATCTTAGAGTAGTATTAAGCCATCAAAAAATTCAGTATGCTTTAACTTGTAATGATGCAATTCTGTTATTTATTAAGATAGCAACATTTGAACCCAAGCTTTGATATCTTCTGTAGACCAAAGCCAACCATATTGCTGGTGAGGgggtttatttcagtttaaaagctgaatttatATCGTACTCTGCATGAAACATAAGGTTTTAGAAGTAGATCATTcttaatgtttaaattattttggcttAAATTATTTAAGCTGCCAAACAGGTTAAAAAAGAGGGATTGCAGCTGGAATATACTTCCACGACAAAGTAAGATGAACTGCAGCATTATCAGTAATTCcttgataaaacagaaaaatcatcagTGTTGTCCTTGACAAAAGTGTTTTATAGGAACAGAATCACAAACACACAGGCttttccccaccccccacccccaaatacCAAAGCTGTAGCTCTACattctccttctgttttctaGGGTTGGCATGGCTTCAAATCTGCAAACTAACTTGAAAAAGAGTGAGCAGCCTTACTGGGCTGTGCTCAAGTTGTCTGTTCAGACTTGAGCCTCATTCCTGAGATTCCTGGCTTCTGAGAGTTTCTCTGGGCGAAACGAAATGCCAGATTGAATAGGCTCGCACAGCGAGGGCCGTAGCCCCTCTTTATTTGCGCAGTAATAAAGGTTCAGTTATTGCTGTTGAATGAGACCAGGAAATTTCCTTTGTTGATACTGCAGCCCGAATACTTTAAATGGTTCCCACTTGTTCTGCCACACACTACCCCAAAGAAAAGGAGGTGTCAAATACTCCTCCTAGCTTGCATCTGAGCAGAAGGACTGTCTCTAAAAGTGCACTTATTCTAGCTCAGCATCTTTAACATGAGAGATGCAGGAGGaaaacctaaaaagaaaaaccctcaaaacaaacacagctaCAGCTGACACAGTAGAAAGGAGTCTCTGGGCTGGAGGTGGTGACtgtatgtatacataaatacatgCTGATGGACATATATGGTATGTTGTATCCCTGAAGACTGGTGAGTGAGAAGATAGGTATGTGTCTAAGGAATTAGTTTCTGGGTGAGGCTTTTTTGAGACTCCTTTCTAGCCAGCAACCATTTGGCCAAGCATTAATGATCTTCAATCCTGCCCTTACTTGCCTGAGCCTGGCAGGGAGATGTGCTAGCCAGGCCGTGGCTCTCACCAGCATGCAGGCTGGTGGCCGAGCAGCAGTCTGTGCTTTGGCCCATTTAATGCTGCAGAGCGGTGCAGGTGGCTAGTTAACGGCACGCTGCTCTGCAGGTCGTCTGTCCAGGGCAAATAATTTGGCCCTGGGGGCTCCAGGATAAATAATTTGGCCCTAGAGCTCCAGGATAAATAATTTGGCCCCGGGGCGCCAGGATGGAGGCACTGTAATAGCAGTGGTGGGGAATAATTAGTAGGAGAAAATGCTTATTGATAGTCACTGCAAGCAGAGCTGAGCTCAAATGAATAGTTAACTACCGGTCAGCTCAGCTCGCTTAGATTTCTTTCTAATGTGTCATTTACCGCTGAAGACAGCTAACTGTTTTTTGAAGAGCAGTTTTTGACAGCTGCCTCTTTGTTAGATTGACATCATTTATGAAGATGAGCATTTGAATAAAATAGTCTTGTTCAACAAATTACCTTCTGCTACCTAGTTTGGTAATGCTTCATTCCCCATGTGTTACTCTTCATTTCAAAAACAACATTCCTGGGATTCTTGACTCCTTCCTTCCAGTATAAGCTGTTCAACTGAAGTCATCTGCAGTACGTTCACACCATTCCCCGTTCTGCTTTGTGCAACAGCATGAGCTGTCTGTCAGTTAAAAACTTGAGGAATTTCTCTAATCCAGTTAATAGTCTGCTCAGCCTCTGAGACCTTACCGCCAATTAGTTCTAGATAGTTGGAAAACTGGTGATATAATTAGCTGATAACCCCAAAACTCTTGAAAGCTGTATTCTTGTTGCATATGTTCTATGCTATATTTTAGGTtcatgagagaaaaatacagaaataagacTATATGaccaagaaaaacacattttaagttGCAGGCATGCATTTTAAAGCCCAAGCCGTTATCCTGTTGGACCACTTAACTGTTTAAGTACCCTTCTCAATCAGAAATGCATTCTCCTCAGCAGAGTTAAGGCCAGACCGAATGGTGTCTGAGTGACTGGAACTTCctagagaaaaggaagattttttttttttcccctaaaccTGTTACTAGATTCACCAGAtgataaaaatgagatttctgaCTCTGGAGATATATTTGTAACTGCACATCATTAtaattcttaaagaaaacagcatatCCCTTAACAgctctggaaggaaaacatgcaCAAAGGGCTATATTGGACCTGTTTCTGTTGCATCAGGTTACTAGATTAGCTTTGATCTTGttgataaaaatgtgtttcatggGCTAACCATAAACATTTATTGCAAGCATATATTGGTTTACAGATTGGCAAGGCTTTCTGTGACCGATAACTTGTGTGCCTGCCTACAGGACTGGGATTCTTTCCTGCTGGAGTACTGcagcaaatgctttaatttGAAGCAAGAGTTTCTTCTATAAATTGCTAATATCCATGACAACTAAAGATGCTTTTTGCACTTGGAACTATTtggtttaaattaaatgttggAAGAatcaaaactgatttatttcaaaacttcctgaatttttttccatgaaagcaCAACTGTGACCAGTCTGCTTTGAAGAAGCCTTTTGGAGGTTAAGGATTTGTTCTCAAAGTCAAATCCCTGCAGGTTAATGCTGGGACTTAAACTTGGGCTGACCTGATTTCCCTTTCTGTGTTACTGGGGGCATCAAAAGCTTTTGGTGGGAGATGGATCACTGGGGTGCCATCACTCTTAATTACTTGGGAAAACTGTTGCTTTTGTAGgtgagaaacaaaaggaaagtggGGAAATGAGCAACTGCAACGAGTGTTTTGGGAATACTGTTGAAGAAAAGATGGTAGCTGGGTGCTATTAAAGAGCTTCACTGAAAACCTTTTCTAAGCGTTCTGAATAAGCTTGAATGActgcagaaagtgaaaaatataaactaataaaaatgttgtttgtttCCCTGCAGGGTCTCCTTATTATGACAATGTCCGCCCGCTCTCCTATCCAGATTCTGATGCTGTCCTGATTTGCTTTGACATCAGTCGGCCAGAAACTCTTGACAGCGTGCTAAAAAAGGCAAGTGTTCGAGAAACATTTGAGTACAGAACTGTTTGAGTAGCTCGTCTTTAAATCTCTGAAGAGTGGTGCCGTTTCCTACAGTGGAAACTTCAGTTTGTTTCTGTTAATGGAGAGATGACAGGACCGTGCTCTGCGCTGCTAGAATTTGAGGTCATTTGTTTGAAAGGGATGAAtgttaattgaaaacaaaaactccCTAATGGACGCTCAGGGATGAAGTAAATTCTCATTCCTCAGCCCTTAGACAGCAGTGAGTTGTTTAGGGTGGTGTGAGGTGACGGGCTGGGTGCAGCAAGAAATTGTCTCTCACATTATATTCATATAACAGACAGGATTGAGGAACTTTGCCATGTTGCAAAGACCGTTAAAATGTGCCTGCCAAGTGTTTGGACTTTTGCCATGGCTTTACATAATTTCTCACCCTGAAGTTAGAAGGAGCAGTGACAAATGCCTCTGGAAGCCACCAGAAGACCTATCAGTGGCATAGAAATGCAATCCTGCACcaaacttcagaattttttgtAAGTTCAGTGATCGAGATTCAGTGCCAGCCTTTCCCCGAGTTAAAACATTGAATTTTGATAATCAAACTCTGTGTTTGCAAGGTGGTCCTGGTTCTCTCCATGGTCACTAGGCATGACTCAACTTTGCAGTGTTGTCTTTAAGGCTTAATGACCCGAAGTTCCTTTTTTCTGTAGCTGGGGCCAGTGATTCTTGTGTCACTGGGAATAGTGGCATACAATGCTCTGAATAGTCTACAGAAAATACTTAAGACTATTCTCTCAGCTACTAACAGTGCCAATAAGCATCTAGAACTGTCCTTTTCTGTCCCTGATAATGTTGGTTACTATACTGTTGCTTAATTCTGTAAgagatttttcttaatatgCTTTTAAACCCAAATGATACCCTTCAGTTTTAGGGATTGTATGATCTGTTCAGATCATGCTGCAAAATTTTTGGCTTGCTTGTGTTCTCAAAATAACCATGTGGAGGGGGAAGAAACCCAAGGAATAGATCACAAGTTCTGTTTGAAGGGCTTATTACTGGTTCACAGCAGCTGAACCCTTGACAGATTTGTGTAGTTTTAGGTGTGAGGATGTAGCCATAAGCCAATATATAGCAACGCTTATTTTGTGGTCGTACAAGACCTGCTTCTTTAGCTCCTTCTTGAGGGACTGTGGTGACACCAGGTTTCACTGGTTCCTGTCTGCAAATGGCTATGGCTGGGTGTTTACCGCTTGTGAGGAGCGGCGGGCCTGCAAACCTTTACTCATGTAGGTAAACAGTCTCAATTCATTCCCTCTTGATTAGTAAGTCAGTGGAATTAGTAACTATATGAGATTGTAAGATTTCATCCTTGACCAGATTCTGCTGGAACTAATGCCTTTAGAAATTAGCTTGAAGGTAGATACAACTATTACATAAGAGTATTTCCACATGAAATGTCATGACTTATTAAACTTCATCTCGTATCTATTGCTTCTTTGGATTTAAACATTCAACTACTCGAGTATAATAACAACCTAAAATTTTACAGTGGAAAGGTGAAATCCAGGAGTTTTGTCCGAACACCAAAATGCTTTTGGTTGGTTGCAAGTCGGATCTGCGCACAGATGTGAGCACGCTAGTGGAACTTTCCAATCACAGGCAGACACCCGTGTCCTATGATCAGGTATGTGCCATGTCCTTCGTTGTACTTAGGGGTGGTAGATAAGACTCCTTCCTATCTCTGTAGCCATCTTTATGAACTACTTCTCCCCCCGTTGACACGAGTGCATCCTAGAAGTCAGATGCACATGCTCTAGTAGTTGCCAGAGGTGAATTTGAAAACTATTAAGAGTAACAACAAAGCCTACCCACAGACTGGGTGCAGCAGAAAATCATGCAGCCCCACAACACATGCTTTAAGCATCGTAAGATTGTAGCCTTCTTGATTGCAAGGAGCCTTTTAAGtgaattgaaaataaacttgctgcttttctcGGCCTACAGAGGCCAAAACAGTAACTGAGATGTGACATGTCTTGTGTATTTACTGATAAATTGGTAAGATTTTTTGTTCAAACTTAAGATTTGAATCTCATACATTTGACTTCAGCATCATGACAAGCATTGCATATAGTCTGACCCCTTAAAAATCCTATTTCCTGAAAACATGTTCTGTGAAAACACCTTGTAGCTCCTTCTGAAGGTGGCAGCAAATCCAGAAAGCATCTTAATTCTTGTCAGCAGttctctgctgctggggaagtGAGAAGTTCAGAGCCAGGCATCAGGGGATAGAGAAACCGAggtgaaagggaaaggaatcaGGCCATGGGAGAGCAGGAGGTAGAGAATGGGAAAACAGCTCCGAGATAAACTTCCCCTTATTACTCAGACATGTGTATCGTGCATTGCAGCTGAGTCACAGTGGTGCAGGGTGTAAGAGTGAGACTGGTACCTCCAGAAGTAACTTTAGCTAGTGTGTATATCCTATGCTATCAAACAGGTTTTGATGTTTTATCCACAAGCTCAGGGTTTCCAAACCAACAGCTCCTAATATGTGATTACTAATAATGCAGCCTCCTACAGCATGTctaaatttgaaaatgcaaagataCCATAAACTGAGTATCTCGATTAAAATATAACATGGAGTGTTGTACTGTGATGGCTTACGCTGGTTACGGCATTTTTCTACACTTCACTTAGTAAACATCCCTCCGTCTCAGAcaattttatatgaaattaaatgcCAGTTTTTTACCTTAGTGTAAAACAATTCAGAAGTGTCCTTAAATTGTGCTTGTTGTGGAAGATGTCATCTTGGTTACAAACTACCACTGTTGCATGTGTACATATTCATGTTGTTCAGTGTCAGAGCTGTAATTTTCCatgctatttttctttgaatattaaACTTGAAAGGAAATACTGTCTGCCACTTATTACATACACAAGTtcatatattacatttttttacagTACTTCAGTAAAATCAAGTCTCACCCCTTTCCATAGATAGCGATCAAAAATCTACTGGCAGGTGGATTTGTCCCCTGGAGTTGAAGATTCACGTCTCTTCTGGTGTCACAGCTTAGCCTGTACCCCTTAGGAACAGGAGGCAGCTGAAGACAAAGGGCTCAGCCCGAAGCTATTACTTGGCAGCCAAAGGGAAAATTGTACGTGTTACAGGGAAGCCCATACTTCAGCAAACTGCCATAATTTCATCTGTACTCTACTTAAGCAAAAGCTCAGACTGAGCAGTGGTTGTATCTCCTGTGGTTGCCAAATCCCTGGTGGCAGAAAGCAACCCAATGCTCTCCTGCGCTAGTTCTAGGGAAGGGTCCTCTGGGGTCGAGATACACAGCTTAGTTTTAAATTCCCTTGCCTTGCTAAGTTGACATGGCATAAAAGAGCTTAGTGGGATTTTCCCCATTCTTAACTTCATAAGGAAGCGTTGGGAGGATAAAGCCAGTGATGGTGACACCCTGCCTCCAGTATGCGAGCCAGTTCCCAGTCAGCTACACCTGAGCAAACATTTCTGAGATGTTAAGGTATAGGCTAGGCTTGGTTAGTAGGAGTTGAGATGTTTAACCATGGGGAGGGCTTCTCCTACAAACTAATACTCCTTATCAGCCACTCCCACTTGCAACTGATAAGAAGATGGCTGCATCACAGCACTGTAAATAGTGCATATGGAAGACGTGGCTCCAAATAGATTAGTGCCATCAGCCCAGCACTAGAGCAAAGAGGAGGGGTTGGACCGGCTTGTGCCTGTATCTCGGGCCTGTGAATGTGAGGAGTGGCACATCAAGGATGTGGTTGGATTTCGTAACTTCCGAAAAAGATTCATCCCTCAGAAGTAAAATTCCATTGAAACAGCTCCAGTTTTTCCACACAATGCTGTATTGTCTTCCAGTAACAAAATCCACAACAGGATACCAGGGTATTGTCATCTGCCAGAGTCGcctgttgttttccttgtgctgctggaacaagTATCCCTGCTTTGGCTTTTAATGCACTTAAAATCAAAAAAGAAGGGCTCATATAACCACtaatgtccttttttctttttttttttgcctgttccCTAGCTACAAGTTGATATAACTATCCCCGATCCAGAAACCCACAGCGCATTTCCCTATGAACTTTGCCCCCTTCGTGGAGTAACACGGGCCCCGCTCCAGGTCAACGGCATGCTGGCTAGCCCTTAAGGCAGTCAGAATAAATTTTCCTCTTTGGAGATAGCAGGCTTAAATCTGGAAGCTGCCAGGTCCAGACCTTTCCCAGTGAGCACGTGATTCACAGATACAAGTTAACGTGTAAGGGTGAAATTGCTAAATAGGTCCTACTAATACTCTTCTGGCTTTCTGCAGTTGTTTGCAGGTCACCAAGCTTATCTTCTCTCTTCCAGTTTGTATTTATCGGCATAGGAGATAATGCTTGGATATGTGTTTAATACATCTTGGAACCAAGGCtctgtttattttgcaaaattagcTGCTGGCTGTAGTGCTGGAGCTTTAGCTTTGGTTTTCACAAAACACTGCGTACggaaaacagtgctgaaaagTAATTGTATGGTTTGCTTTGGCTCTCTGTGGAAACTTGGTATTGATTgcatgttcttttttcccttaggGTGCAAATATGGCCAAACAGATTGGAGCAGCTACATATATTGAATGCTCAGCCTTACAGTCAGAAAACAGTGTCAGAGACATTTTTCATGTTGCCACCTTGGCGTGtgtgaataaaacaaataaaaatgttaaacgAAACAAATCGCAGAGGGCAACAAAGCGAATTTCACACATGCCTGGCAGGCCAGAACTTTCCACAGTGGCGACGGACTTGCGAAAGGACAAAGCAAAGAGTTGCACGGTGATGTGAAGGACCTTGATTtcctggaaaaggaggaagagagcatCTGGGAGGGGTGGAGGCTCAATGAAGTACACAGCCACATGGTATTTAATGAGGGCTTATGCCAGTGCTTTAATGGAGACTTCACCTGTTGTGTGAGACTGTACTTAGGAACTGAGCAGCGAGAAGAAATGGCTCTAAACAAGGTGGCATCAGGAAATGATACATTgaagaaaatgccaaaaaaaaaaaagggaaaatgtgtgAATGTGCTGAGAAAAGAGAGGGTGAATGGGAAAATAACACTGCAAAGAAGAGAGATGTCATTGACAgtgcttgtttcttttattaacGCTCTATTCCTGGATGCTACCACTttgatttcaataaaataatactttaatgttttttttaaagaagacatTATTAATATGCCCTCCTCATTAAGGAACTATCCCTGTGACCTTATAGTTGGTTTTCCAAAGGATATGATCTAATTTTTTAGTAGCTCATCATTAAAATGGAGAGTATACTGAGGCCTGTGTGTCACCGAGAGGAAAACACTGTATGTGAGAAGTCTGGAGTTTTGCCTTCCCGAGACAGCAGCGCAATCTACGTTTGAGCACGTTGGTAATGAAGACAACCGTTTGAGATTTCCCAGTATTATAGGTGCCCTCGCACTGTGGAAATTAAACGGATCAAATTGGGGTGTGGGCGCAAACTACCTGCCTGTTGCAGGACTCTGACTTTCCATTCCTCTTTCTGATTGTAATTTAGAGTGGAAATGATCTCCAGTTCTGGTGTACTGTATGGGTATGTCGCTGTAGGTTCAAATGAAAGGTGCTAAGAGCTATGATGACAAATGATCCTTAGTTTTATGACCATGATAATTTGTTAAGCCTTACTGCCCATCTGGGGAAGCCCTAAGACTCCTCCACTTCTGCTAGGAGTTGGGAGAGCCAGGTGGATCCCAGGATTTAGCCCTCTGTAAACGCTACAGAGAAGTGCTATTCTGTGATGTGGTTCACTGCAATtatctttgcaaaaaaaccaagaatCTGCAAATGAGCCAGCAGAGCCTGGTTGTCTTTTGTGATGCTCTTATTTTTTGGGGCAGCTGTCTCTCGCTGCAGCCTGCATTTGCTTGTGGTGAGGAAGTGGGGTCTGAAGAACTGTGACGCCTTAAGGGGTCCCCAGTGGAAACTGGATACTGCCCTTAGTCTTTAAGATTAATATATACGTATCTAGACAACAATCATGAAACATCGGTGAACCAATTAAGTCAAACTCCTTTTTGCTTACTGAGTACTATTGTTGCATTAAATAAATCAGCctttaaaattgtttgcaaCTGCTTACGGACCGACTTAACTTCATAGCTTCTCTCAAAAGAAGGATACTGTAAGCTCTAACCAGCGTGGCTGTCGCTTGTGGAGGACAAGCGTTTTGTTCCCAAGGGTAATGCTTCATTTTTGAAGTGTTAAAGCTGTGTTCACGTTGACTTGCGCAAAGGTAAAGGGTTACTGTAATTAAAACTCAGTTCTGTGTGTTCCTGGCACTTTGTTTCATCtgataaaagaaggaaaaaaaaaaaaaaacaacccacccaTTCCAATTATTTCCCACAAAAAGACGTTTTTACCACCATAATAAGCTTTTGACTGATGCAACAGTGCGCTTAGGGCAGTATTACAAAATAGCTGGTAAgtgctttctgtatttaaatattgtggaaaaaataagttataaCTGTTATAAAACAGGacattcattactttttttaattgttgaagTCACTTTGTATGTTTGGTTAATGTTTCTgcagtatttattaaaataccattttttctttgaattaaaaaaaagtaactgacTTGTAGTGGAAATGGCCTTTGTGTTTTAGTTCATTCATACTTGTGCGTTTTGGACATAATCGTACTGAGCTACAGGCCGGGCATAGCTGGGAATCGGGATGTAATTTGAACAGAAATCAATCTTAGCCTTGCAACAGCCTTTTGGGTTCTTTGGCATTATATCTAAGCATGTACTGTGGGTTACTTAGCTGAGTTGTGTTTCCCAAAAatgacagaggcagaggaagctgGAGCAAGCAAACAAGTGAAGTTTGGTTTGCTTGGCCTCTGAAGCAttgaatgctgctttttcaaaggTTTCGTATAGTCAGGTTCTTCCTAGGAACTGTTGAGGTTCTTCCTAGGAACTGTTCTGCCCGCTGCGAGTTCAGCAAAGACAGACTTTCCTAAGCAAAGGATGTGCCTGTTTGCTGTCGCCGTTGGGACATCATGTTTGCTGTGGCTCCTCTTGGAAGAGCTGTTCCAACACATTAGCTCTGCTAGGTGTCGGGCTCCTGTTTGGACACAGAGGACACAATGTGGAGTGTAGCCAGGGTGGTTGTCCTCACCGCCTTTACAAGGTTTTCTCCCCTTGTAAAGTCAAGGCAAGAGGGCTTCTAAGTGTCTCACTTTTGGGTCTACTGAAGCACACGTGTGTGTTCTGCATCTCTAAAGTCAGGCAGGTGCCCCAGCAGTTGCTTA of Ciconia boyciana chromosome 10, ASM3463844v1, whole genome shotgun sequence contains these proteins:
- the RND3 gene encoding rho-related GTP-binding protein RhoE, which gives rise to MKERRASQKLSSKAVMDPNQNVKCKIVVVGDSQCGKTALLHVFAKDCFPESYVPTVFENYTASFEIDTQRIELSLWDTSGSPYYDNVRPLSYPDSDAVLICFDISRPETLDSVLKKWKGEIQEFCPNTKMLLVGCKSDLRTDVSTLVELSNHRQTPVSYDQGANMAKQIGAATYIECSALQSENSVRDIFHVATLACVNKTNKNVKRNKSQRATKRISHMPGRPELSTVATDLRKDKAKSCTVM